In the Desulfuromonas sp. DDH964 genome, CATCTGCAGGGAGGTCGAGACGGCAGAGGCCGCCGTTTTCGAAATGGATGCGCACCCGGCTCCCCTGGCCGAGGAGGAGGGAGGCGATTTCGGCCAGCGACGGCAGGTGACCGACGACGATAATCGCCCCGGTGCCGTTTTCACCATTGCCGCGCAGCAGGCGCAGGCTCTCCCGGGGCGGGGTCAGCGGCAGCAGCAGGTCGCTCTCGAGAATGTCGCTGTAGGGGAAGTTGACCGCCTCGGCGATCAGGGCCGCGCTCTGCCGGGAGCGTTTCTTTGAACTGCAGGCGAGGAGGTCGGGAACGACGC is a window encoding:
- a CDS encoding SixA phosphatase family protein, which encodes MELYLMQHGLALASEDDPEEPLSREGVVQMQMAGRALKRLGVVPDLLACSSKKRSRQSAALIAEAVNFPYSDILESDLLLPLTPPRESLRLLRGNGENGTGAIIVVGHLPSLAEIASLLLGQGSRVRIHFENGGLCRLDLPADASQLAELRYSLTAPQLKLIAA